A region from the Benincasa hispida cultivar B227 chromosome 12, ASM972705v1, whole genome shotgun sequence genome encodes:
- the LOC120092846 gene encoding probable magnesium transporter NIPA2 isoform X2 produces the protein MITLSVGETANFVAYAYAPAILVTPLGALSIIFSAVLAHFMLKEKLHIFGVLGCVLCVVGSTTIVLHAPLEKKIESVKEVWHLATEPGFLVYSFLVIVVVVALIFRYAPLYGQSHMIIYVGICSLIGSLTVMSVKAVAIAAKLTFEGMNQFKYFETWFFTVFVIGCCFLQVIYLNKALDAFNSAVISPVYYVTFTTFTILASMIMFKNWDTQSATQIATEVCGFITILSGTFLLHKTKDMGKGPATEPPLFQTQNYPHQNQNQYSGRTL, from the exons ATGATAACTT TGAGTGTTGGGGAGACTGCAAACTTTGTTGCTTACGCATATGCTCCTGCGATTCTTGTCACTCCCTTGGGGGCTTTGAGCATTATTTTCAG TGCAGTCCTAGCTCACTTTATGTTGAAGGAAAAGCTGCATATCTTTGGAGTTCTTGGTTGTGTTCTTTGTGTTGTGGGTTCTACAACTATTGTTTTGCATGCTCCACTGGAAAAAAAGATTGAATCTGTTAAGGAAGTATGGCATCTTGCTACAGAGCCAG GATTTCTGGTCTATTCATTCCTAGTAATAGTTGTAGTTGTAGCACTCATTTTTCGATATGCCCCACTCTATGGCCAGTCCCATATGATAATATATGTTGGAATCTGCTCTCTCATCGGATCTCTCACG GTTATGAGTGTCAAGGCAGTGGCTATTGCTGCCAAGTTGACATTTGAAGGAATGAATCAATTCAAGTACTTTGAGACATGGTTCTTCACTGTGTTTGTGATTGGCTGTTGTTTTTTGCAGGTGATCTACTTGAACAAG GCTCTTGATGCTTTCAACTCTGCTGTTATATCTCCAGTTTACTATGTGACGTTCACAACTTTTACCATCCTTGCAAGTATGATTATGTTTAAG AATTGGGACACACAAAGTGCAACACAAATTGCAACTGAAGTTTGTGGATTCATCACCATTCTTTCTGGCACTTTCCTCCTCCACAAAACAAAGGATATGGGAAAAGGTCCTGCCACTGAACCCCCTCTCTTCCAAACCCAAAACTATCctcatcaaaatcaaaatcaatatagCGGTAGAACGTTATAG
- the LOC120092846 gene encoding probable magnesium transporter NIPA2 isoform X1, with the protein MVISSDNVRGFLLAVSSSVFIGSSTIIKKKGLINSGAAGTRAASGGFSYLCEPWWWAGMITLSVGETANFVAYAYAPAILVTPLGALSIIFSAVLAHFMLKEKLHIFGVLGCVLCVVGSTTIVLHAPLEKKIESVKEVWHLATEPGFLVYSFLVIVVVVALIFRYAPLYGQSHMIIYVGICSLIGSLTVMSVKAVAIAAKLTFEGMNQFKYFETWFFTVFVIGCCFLQVIYLNKALDAFNSAVISPVYYVTFTTFTILASMIMFKNWDTQSATQIATEVCGFITILSGTFLLHKTKDMGKGPATEPPLFQTQNYPHQNQNQYSGRTL; encoded by the exons ATGGTGATTTCATCTGATAATGTTCGTGGGTTTCTTCTTGCTGTTTCTTCCAGCGTCTTTATTGGGTCTAGTACTATTATCAAGAAGAAAGGTCTCATCAATTCAGGGGCTGCTGGAACCAGAGCAG CATCTGGAGGCTTTTCCTACTTGTGCGAACCTTGGTGGTGGGCTGGGATGATAACTT TGAGTGTTGGGGAGACTGCAAACTTTGTTGCTTACGCATATGCTCCTGCGATTCTTGTCACTCCCTTGGGGGCTTTGAGCATTATTTTCAG TGCAGTCCTAGCTCACTTTATGTTGAAGGAAAAGCTGCATATCTTTGGAGTTCTTGGTTGTGTTCTTTGTGTTGTGGGTTCTACAACTATTGTTTTGCATGCTCCACTGGAAAAAAAGATTGAATCTGTTAAGGAAGTATGGCATCTTGCTACAGAGCCAG GATTTCTGGTCTATTCATTCCTAGTAATAGTTGTAGTTGTAGCACTCATTTTTCGATATGCCCCACTCTATGGCCAGTCCCATATGATAATATATGTTGGAATCTGCTCTCTCATCGGATCTCTCACG GTTATGAGTGTCAAGGCAGTGGCTATTGCTGCCAAGTTGACATTTGAAGGAATGAATCAATTCAAGTACTTTGAGACATGGTTCTTCACTGTGTTTGTGATTGGCTGTTGTTTTTTGCAGGTGATCTACTTGAACAAG GCTCTTGATGCTTTCAACTCTGCTGTTATATCTCCAGTTTACTATGTGACGTTCACAACTTTTACCATCCTTGCAAGTATGATTATGTTTAAG AATTGGGACACACAAAGTGCAACACAAATTGCAACTGAAGTTTGTGGATTCATCACCATTCTTTCTGGCACTTTCCTCCTCCACAAAACAAAGGATATGGGAAAAGGTCCTGCCACTGAACCCCCTCTCTTCCAAACCCAAAACTATCctcatcaaaatcaaaatcaatatagCGGTAGAACGTTATAG